CAACGAGAAGGAGCAGCTGCAGGGCCTCAACGACCGCTTCGTGTCCTTCATTGAGAAAGTGCACAACCTGGAGCAGCAGAACAAGGTCCTGGAAGCAGAGGTCACAATGCTGCGGCAGCGCAACAGCGAGCCCTCGCGCCTGCACGAGCTCTATGAGCAGGAGATCCGCGAGCTGCGGGCGCGCGTGGAGGAACTGACGCACGAGAAAAGCCAGATGCACCTTGACTGTGTGCAGATGAACGACACGCTGGAGCGCGTGCGGGagaagctggaggaggagaCCAGGCTGCGCGAGGAAGCGGAGAACACCCTGAAAGGCTATCGGAAGGACGTGGACGACGCCACCTTGGCCCGCCTGGAGCTGGAGAAGAAAGTGGAGGCTCTGCTGGACGAGATTGCCTTCCTCAGGAAAGTTCATgaggaggagctgcaggagcTGCAGGCGTCTCTGCAGGCCACAGAGGTACGGTACACATCCCATACAGGCTCATACAGGTGGTGCTTGTGTTCGCTTCTCAAATTTGCCACAAACACTCCCACAAACTcggctgtgtgttttcattgccATGTACAGAACCCTTCATGTTATATGAAGCAATAAAGGACACAGACAAATAATATACCTACAGTATAAAAGAGGCAACTCACTGACTGATTTTCCAGTGGCACTGATGAGATACTATTTTCTGTATCCTCTAAAGGCTTGAAACACCTCTCAGAGTCCCATAATGGCGCTAATATTAAGATGGAATAACTACAGTGGTAATAATAGACCCACATATTCGATATTACAACTGTATTAGTAAGTTTCTCTCGGTATTACAGGAATTCGGTGACCTGCTGCCAGAGTAGGTTGGTATTTCTTGTTACACATTAAGTCTTGCTGCGTACTCTTCAAACTGGAACTGCGCACTGGATAATTGATGGCACTGCAGTTCTGTTTCAGCACCACGAGctgaccccccctcccccacttTCAAATAGGGGTGGTCTCGAGCATCTCTGCAGCGTCCCGCGCGCTGCCTCACGCCAACGCTAACTTTAAGAAAGAGCTCATGTCTGTGAGAATAGGAccgtgtctttttttaaatctcaagtATAAGTAGAAAGTTTTAGAAAGTGTGTGGCAAACCTGCGACAATATGACAATAAGTATGCTGTTACAGTTATGTcgcttaataaaaaaaataatctgaaggAAAAATCTATCATTGCAAACCTCACGGTCCTGTGAACTCCATTATTGGGGGTAATAGTGGGGTTCTCACTGAAAGAGGTGAGGGGACACTGCAGGGGGAGGAGGGACAGAAAAAATGCGGATAGTCCAGGGGTGTGGTCTTCCCAAAGGGAATAGGGGGCTCATAGCCTTTGGTACAGccagcattttatttgtatatttcatttaaaaaaagcacaacaatCTCATCAACAAAGTCATGAATTACTACATTGGAAGGTTCTATTTGCTTCACAAATAGAAGCTCCAGGtattactgtgattttttttaatttttttgtggcTGCATTTTTTCTGTATTAGAGCCCATTACCCGTTTGTTGCAATTGGAGCAAACTAAAAAGTCGAGGAAAAACTTTCCCTTTAGAGTGAAAAATGGCTACAGAGAACCGTCAATGTGTGTGTAATCTCTGAGCAGGATCAGTCGACTGAGAGAGGAGCAGTAAGTCATGCAATAGAATGATGGTCACCGGGTAGATTTCTCCTGGGATTCTCCTCCCTACTGGGAATCCTATTGCTATGTAAGCTATTGACAGCACAGATTTTTCTAAAAGCCTGACTCAGCAGTCCATTCATCAGCCCTGCAGTGgtcatgaaataaaacaaaaacacttatacttatatgtactgtatatttcagtAGTCTAGCAGCGCATTATTACAACTCCCAAAAAGAGATTCATTTAACACAGCTGTGGgtaacaatgaaaaaaagattttgccTTGAGGTGGTTAAAGTAAGCATGTACATACATGGTCACGCTAATTTCATTTCTGAGATTGCATTTtgtgaaaaacacataaaaaaagtcCCTGAGACCGGATTTCATTAGTATCAGTTTTTGTTTAACTATCCAACGTTGCTTAAAAATGTTAGTGTGTTTGagtatatttaaatacagtcaCTGTTTAAAGAACAATTCAACAACTGCCCACACAGACAAGCTCTGGTATTTAGACTTTTCTGGTCAAAAGCCTGCTTTTCTAACTCTTTCAGCTCATTGGTTTTAGCCACTTTAATAACATTGCCGCAttcatttacaaattaaatttataaCAGCATGTCTACAAATgacaaacacttaaaataaacaTCGTTCTTCTGTCCTACATCCAGGTGTCAGTGGAGATGGACATGAGCAAACCGGACCTGGCTGCTGCCCTGAAGGACATCCGGGCTCAGTACGAGAACCTGTCAGCCAAAAACCAGGCCCAGGCAGAAGACTGGTACCGCTCCAAGTTTGTCAGCATGACCGAAGCAGCTGCCTCCAACCACGATGCTATCAAGCACTCAAAAGAGGAGCTAAGTGAGTACCGCAGGCAGGTGCAGGCCCGCACCCTGGAGATCGAGGCCCTCAGGGGCCACAATGAGGCTTTAGAGAGGCAGATTGCAGAGATGGAGGATCGCCATAACAATGAAATTGGAGAAATGCAGGTACGTACATGAAATATCATTGTgagattttgatttttttaaaattgatttcatctatttaaaatgtatttaataagaTGAGTCCCACTGAGGTGGGAAACCTAATTTGCaaggaaaagataaaacaaacagtttgcatgtttgtgtgtgtgtgtgtgtgtaggataCCATTCAGCAGATGGAGGCTGCCCTGCGCAGCACTAAAGGAGAAATGTCTCGTCACCTGCGTGAATACCAGGACCTGCTGAACGTCAAAATGGCATTGGACATTGAGATTGCTGCCTACAGGTTTGccacattaaaatatgtaaagcaGTAATCACTTTGAATAAggtgtttttactttgtaaaataGCCATTCAATATTTTAACTATTCATGCTAAAGGTCCAGTGTGTAACTTTTTTAAATCGGTTTTATTAGGGAGATGCTCTCCAACTGATTGTGGAGAGCTGCTCTCAATGCCTCCCATAACTAACACTCACAGAGCTGCACTAGCAGTAGTGCAGAtgagatttctttaaaaacaatttttggaTTACATTTCTGCCAATCAAAGAAGAACAATTATTTCCACCTTATTAGTACGTTTTGCATTTAGTGTAATTTCGCTACTATGGCTGTACAGATCAGGTTTTTTTTAGAGACAAGATTTTAGCTGACgtttttctataaatatcttgaaaatataaactttttgGGAAAATGAAACAGAATGAGCTTCACTTCACTCAACAGCAAGTATATTTAGACTgaaacatttattgtgtttctgGCCTAGTTTGTGAGACATTGCATAGAGTGTAACTGCAACGTCCACAGTCTGTGGACTGTAACATGATAGATAAAGGGAAGCGATACAAGGTGAAAACATCTACATCAGCAAGAGTGATAATGCTCAGGGCAAAtacattgattgattgattgattccAGTGACACTAGATCCCTCAGGACAAATTCAATGAGATAATAATTGTAATAGTAACATCATCTCTTGTCCCTATTTCTTTCTGTACAGGAAGCTGCTGGAGGGCGAGGAGTGCCGCCTCAGCTCTGTTGGTGGAGCCATGGTCCAATCCGGCTACCCTGGCTTCTCCTATATGTCTGCTCGCAGCTACACCCTTGGAGCTTATAGGAAGACTAGCGCCAagcctgaggaggaggaggcagaagaggagcagaaggaggaggaagaggaggaggaaggtggagaagagggagaggaggaggctgaggagggagaagagggagaggagggagaggaaggagaTGATCAGGAAGAAGGcgagggggagggagaggaggaagaggaagaggagggggagaagcctaaagagaaagaggagaaagagaagaaggagagcTCTACTGACAAGAGCACAAAGAGCTAAACTGCTGGTGTGtcgtcctcttcatcatcaccaGTGTCACAACCCATTTCCCACCAGTCACTTTCCAGATTCTACATATTCCACATGCCAAacacttctgtgtttttctgtctctgtttgctcTGTAACTCAGTGGTTAGTCCAAATTTAGTTAGAAGGAAAAGGAGCTTTAGAAAGGAACAGAAACATTACAATACCATAAAATACCAGGAGACTTTGAATCATTTACATACTCTTCAGGATTTTACATCACATAAGTAAAGAAATCTATAGCATGATGCCACAATGTTTCACAAGTTGGATAAAGGGGATGATTTTCCTCcccaaaacagtaaaatgtgccATTAATGATTAACATTCACATTAAGAGCAATCAATACCTTGAAGAAAGACGAATGTCAGCACACTTTAAGAAAAAGGCACACAACGTGATGAAAGAGAAACAGCCAGTCCAACTTTTACGGTGCTATTTGATTTTTACATATAAAAGTTGGGGAGTTTCTGTAAGTAAAGATTTTCTCACAGAACAAAGCTCCACCAGCTCTTTCCTGAATGTCAGCCTGGCACTCAGACAAGCTGAAAGGGAAGTTAAAGCTTCTGTTAGAACTATACGTCAGAACCCACACGTTACACAGCAGGTGAATGCTTTTCACTCCCCGGGTTTCTTCCACTCTTTTCCGTTACTCTCCACTTGCATCTCATCCCACcatgacaaaatgaaatgtacCACCAACCGTTCAAGCACTTGTTACATCTTCTTTCACTCACTGCAGTGTCACAGCATAGCAATAATGGCAATGTGGAGTTGAGGAAACCTTATATATACAGATGGGTTTGGAGGGTGGGTGGATTTTTCAGTAGCTGGTAAGGAGTGCTGCAGCTCCTGAGGAAGTGCATCCCTGGGAATGAAAAATACAGAGATTAAATCGCTGCTATATATCATTTTTCTGGAAAATTATTGAAACCCTTTGATTGATTCATTTGTCAAGGATTTTTATCAGCCATCTCACCTGTCAGAATTCAACATTTACCTGCAAGtctccttcctccttttctttgccGTagtttttacagacatttcttttcTCCCCACACAAAGTCGGTGatgcttttgtttaatttaactgGTAACAAGAAACAAGGTGAAGGTGAGCACGGGTGTCAGTGTGGCACTGACAGCCCTCAGCTCTATGCAGAGGGGCAGATGCCACTGGGGTATGGTTTTATGGTACTGAAATGCTTCTAAGGGCTAATTGCACCATAACCCCTTCTATTACTTCACCCTGAACTGTTTGAATCACTGGTTATAGTTTCAAGccctttactttttctttctgacaaATGAATCGAACAAAGGGGATGAATGCATGGCCTGAATCTTGGAGATTGAATATCGGCTGGATGGGATCGACTTTTGCTTGTTGTGTGTTCAATTAAAAACTTGCCTTAACCATGactgaaaatttaaatgaaacatgttttcaccTGCATCTCACTTATTGCTGGGGAGGCTAAGGAGTGCTAACACTTTCCAGGCCGTTCTGCTATACAACTGTGACCGTATGTACTGCTCATGCAGTGATATTTCTCTCAATgccaaataaagacatttattaaCCAAAGGCTGAGTACgtcaatgtgttttaaatctcACGGCACAGGACAGATTGTAAATGGGTTTAAATTAATATGTTACTCTGCTTTAATGTGATTTGAGGTAAAtgctacatttttataatatgcAGTTTTCAATGTGACAGCTGTTCATATGTAAAGATATGAGCGTATTAATAAGAAATGGCTTGACACCAGATGATCAGATCATTAggtttaaataatattttgctaAATTGAATTAGCACTTGCAACAGACATAAATAAAGACCATGGGTTCAGATGTTTTATGATttgacaaatatatttatgGGCTGCTGAGCTAGTGTAAAGAGTAGATGTGCAAggtttatataaaacaataaaggtctgtgtgtgtgtgtg
This window of the Channa argus isolate prfri chromosome 11, Channa argus male v1.0, whole genome shotgun sequence genome carries:
- the neff1 gene encoding low molecular weight neuronal intermediate filament, with translation MSYSSDIYSSSSYRKIFGDAPRSGRVGLGGSSPSRLHSAGYRSSHRTYGAPSVVSSTTYRRTAAPGRVFSSMQDSVMDLTQSTAVTNELKIIRTNEKEQLQGLNDRFVSFIEKVHNLEQQNKVLEAEVTMLRQRNSEPSRLHELYEQEIRELRARVEELTHEKSQMHLDCVQMNDTLERVREKLEEETRLREEAENTLKGYRKDVDDATLARLELEKKVEALLDEIAFLRKVHEEELQELQASLQATEVSVEMDMSKPDLAAALKDIRAQYENLSAKNQAQAEDWYRSKFVSMTEAAASNHDAIKHSKEELSEYRRQVQARTLEIEALRGHNEALERQIAEMEDRHNNEIGEMQDTIQQMEAALRSTKGEMSRHLREYQDLLNVKMALDIEIAAYRKLLEGEECRLSSVGGAMVQSGYPGFSYMSARSYTLGAYRKTSAKPEEEEAEEEQKEEEEEEEGGEEGEEEAEEGEEGEEGEEGDDQEEGEGEGEEEEEEEGEKPKEKEEKEKKESSTDKSTKS